A stretch of the Oncorhynchus mykiss isolate Arlee chromosome 23, USDA_OmykA_1.1, whole genome shotgun sequence genome encodes the following:
- the LOC118943832 gene encoding pneumococcal serine-rich repeat protein-like: MFNGTVKSVQQRADQKYNSSVGTASTSSETASTSSETASTSSETASTSSGTASTSSGTASTSSGTASTSSAWTASTSSAWTASTSSETASTSSAWTASTSSGTASTSSETASTNSAWTASTNSAWTASTNSAWTASTSSGTASTSSGTASTSSGTASTSSGTESTSSGTASTSSETASTNSAWTSSTSSETASTSSETASTSSETASTSSAWTASTSSAWTASTSSAWTASTSSGTASTSSGTESTSSGTASTSSGTASTSSGTASTSSGTASTSSETASTSSETASTSSGTASTSSGTASTSSGTASTSSGTASTSSGTASTSSGTASTSSGTASTSSAWTASTSSETASTSSGTASTSSGTASTSSGTASTSSGTASTSSAWTASTSSETASTSSAGTASTSSGTARTSPTGWKAPVPVGQHEAAPTGWNALVPVGQHAPAPTG; encoded by the exons atgtttaatggcacagtcaaatCAGTGCaa CAGCGggctgatcagaaatacaatagCAGTGTAGGGACAGCATCCACCAGCAGTGAGACAGCATCCACCAGCAGTGAGACAGCATCCACCAGCAGTGAGACAGCATCCACCAGCAGTGGGACAGCATCCACCAGCAGTGGGACAGCATCCACCAGCAGTGGGACAGCATCCACCAGCAGTGCATGGACAGCATCCACCAGCAGTGCATGGACAGCATCCACCAGCAGTGAGACAGCATCCACCAGCAGTGCATGGACAGCATCCACCAGCAGTGGGACAGCATCCACCAGCAGTGAGACAGCATCCACCAACAGTGCATGGACAGCATCCACCAACAGTGCATGGACAGCATCCACCAACAGTGCATGGACAGCATCCACCAGCAGTGGGACAGCATCCACCAGCAGTGGGACAGCATCCACCAGCAGTGGGACAGCATCCACCAGCAGTGGGACAGAATCCACCAGCAGTGGGACAGCATCCACCAGCAGTGAGACAGCATCCACCAACAGTGCATGGACATCATCCACCAGCAGTGAGACAGCATCCACCAGCAGTGAGACAGCATCCACCAGCAGTGAGACAGCATCCACCAGCAGTGCATGGACAGCATCCACCAGCAGTGCATGGACAGCATCCACCAGCAGTGCATGGACAGCATCCACCAGCAGTGGGACAGCATCCACCAGCAGTGGGACAGAATCCACCAGCAGTGGGACAGCATCCACCAGCAGTGGGACAGCATCCACCAGCAGTGGGACAGCATCCACCAGCAGTGGGACAGCATCCACCAGCAGTGAGACAGCATCCACCAGCAGTGAGACAGCATCCACCAGCAGTGGGACAGCATCCACCAGCAGTGGGACAGCATCCACCAGCAGTGGGACAGCATCCACCAGCAGTGGGACAGCATCCACCAGCAGTGGGACAGCATCCACCAGCAGTGGGACAGCATCCACCAGTAGTGGGACAGCATCCACCAGCAGTGCATGGACAGCATCCACCAGCAGTGAGACAGCATCCACCAGCAGTGGGACAGCATCCACCAGCAGTGGGACAGCATCCACCAGCAGTGGGACAGCATCCACCAGCAGTGGGACAGCATCCACCAGCAGTGCATGGACAGCATCCACCAGCAGCGAGACAGCATCCACCAGCAGTGCAGGGACAGCATCCACCAGCAGTGGGACAGCACGCACCAGCCCCACTGGATGGAAAGCACCAGTCCCAGTGGGACAGCATGAAGCAGCCCCCACTGGATGGAATGCACTAGTCCCAGTGGGACAGCATGCACCAGCCCCCACTGGATGA